Below is a genomic region from Medicago truncatula cultivar Jemalong A17 chromosome 3, MtrunA17r5.0-ANR, whole genome shotgun sequence.
GGTAATCATTTCATCCTTACCTTCATAAACTCACGAGCTACAAATTTATGATCCTCATACTGATGCTGCTGATACGCATCAAACTGATACAGCTGAGGCTCCTGAAAATGATAGGCCTGATCCTGCGCCTGCTCATACACCTTATAATCCTGCTGATACTGTGTCGGGTTCACCGTCTGGATGGACCCGTATGTGACGTTGACCCCTCTGCAGCATCAACTCTAGCAAGTATCGTTCCCCCACCTCTCCTTCGACCAGCCATAGGAGGGTGTAATGCTTGTTTCGACAATTTTTTTGCCGAAAATTGTCGAATGCAAAGGCTGGAAAACCAGTCAAAATCGCCCACCGATTTATCCAAATCGGGCCCCTTTTTTGCACTTCCAGAAATCCAATTATGAGTCACTTCTGCAACAAGGTGGATGAAGAAGATCAATATAGACAAAAGTTTGGAGTGGGTTCTAGGTTTACACCattgtagaaagaaaaaaaacgctAACGAGTATTTcaggacactctttaaggatcTTAAATGGtaaacttttatgaaaatttgtgtattCCATGTAATAGAAATAGAATTTCTTTtactgaatatttttttttaatttgtaatcATTAATAAATGTCCTGAAATAGTCGTTAGCAAGAAAACAATTATACCAGGTATGAATGCATTGATAGTTTATGAAATTCTGTGTGCAAAAACCTTCAAAAACAGTAAGGGAAAAGAAaactaacattaatttttttcttttgactacattaaattattatatttattcattattaaCCGTATTAATTTCTTTTGGTCAAGGAcaatattagttattttattaaaataataattaacataaGCCTATAAATAAGTAGAGTATTACGCTCTCCATAAACCtaatcatctctctctctctctctctctctctctctctccctctctctctccgTCGCATCCTCAACTTATATCTCTCTTTCCGTGCCCCCATCaccctcaattttcattttcaaatcaatGGTTTTCAAATTATCCTCCAATTTTGAATGCCATATGTATGAAAACGGAATTGATTTGCTTGGTTTATGGTTGAACAGACAATGCATATTGCCAATTTCATTTCGAAAGAATATTACAACATGCGTATTCATTGTGGATTTGTCTTGCGAAATGATTGTTTAACCCGTTTCTTCTGTTTTTCTGCATACAGGTATCTCTATAAATTTCTGGAGCTATTAGCTCACGATACTCCATTATCAggttttattgaaaatatagaGTTTGAGATTTTACAATTGAATGGAAATCTCAAACGGTGTTTTGCGGGAGCATGGTGGTATGAACTCGAAGCCTTCTTACTCTATCACGAGATGTATATCAGGATATTTGTGGAGCAACTCGAGTGTAGTGAGAAACTCTTAATGGAAATATCTGATGATATTTAAACTAGAGAACAACAAGTTCTTGCGGAGCATAGAGGAATACGGGCTCGATGAAATGGTTCTACGGAGGGATCTGAACAAGTCTTGAGATAGCACCTTGAATACTTGGCCATGTAGAAACAACAACAGGAAAGCGAGTTTACCGATACCTATCTCAAGACTTGTTCAGATCTTTCCGCAGAACCATTCCATTGAGCCAATATTCCTCTTTGCTCCGCAAGAACTTGTTGTTCTCTAGTTTGAATATCATCGGTTATTTACGTCAAGAATTTCTCACTACACTCGATTTGCTCGACAAATATCCTGCTATACTTCTCGTGATCGAGTAAGAAGGGTTCGAGTTCAGACCACTATGCTCCCTAAAAACACCATTTGAGATTTCCAATCAATTGTAAAATCTCAAACGCTAGATTTTCAATAACAACCGAGAATGGAGTATCGTGAGCTAATAGCTCAAGCAATTTATAAAGATACCAATATGCAGAAAATCGAAGAAACAAGTTAAGTAATCATTTTGTAGACAAATCCACAATGAAGATGCCTGTCGTGATAGTCTATCGAAATGAAATTGGCAATGTTCATTGTCTGTTCAACCGTAAATCCAAGCAAATCAATCCTATTTTCATGTATTTGGCGTTCAAGATTGGAGGAGAAGTTGAAAGCCattgatttgaaaatgaaaaccaaGGGTGTTGTGGCTGGCAGGGAAAGAGAGATATATGTTGAGGATGCAGCATGAAGAGAGAGATATGTTGAGGCAGAATATTTGAGTCCCTTTAATGTCATCATATTAGGCTTTGCCACATTTCTAGGTATTTTGACGTCGTGTGATATTAAGCTGGATGTTGTGAATTCTACGCAAATTCATCTCTTATGGTTTTAgcaatttttaatttgttctcGATTGATGCtgtctatcaatttgaatgaatgaatgtcgTTGTTTTAgtcaacaaaataattgttttttattttaattaattcttaaaatgtattatctattttaatttttagcaaCCAACACCTTTTCACTTTGACACAAATGcccatgtttttgttttttgagaaaaCTAATACCAAAGGGTACAaatgtaattttcatttaaatgttaattttctttttatttttagagatttaGACAGGTCCACCATTCTCGTTCTTCCTTCTCTttgctcttcttcttctctcactATTTTACTGAGTTTAAGATTCATCCACAATCTCTTAAATTTACATAGTTGTTACCTGCATCAATTTCTTTTCACCAAACATAGGTAATGACTATGATTTATTATCACAAATCTCTATCATGAGGGCTTTTTACTCTTCTTCCTAAAAGTTTGATTATTGCTGAGTAAAAAATTGAGGTTGATGGCATTTgcatttctttgttttctttcttgttgAAGTTTAGATTTTTATTCACGTGGCACTTGCAATCCTCTACCAATATAGTGTTGAAAAAAGAGGTTGtatagttttgttttattgaattttgattcaattgaattGTATCGACTTGAATCTTAAAACATTATATACCTAAAAAATTGAAGATACTTCATCATATACAAATTATAATTGCTGtgtcttcatattttaaaattattttttatcctcTATACCATAAAACAAATGAGTGATTGTTGGAACCACAATCTGATAAATGAACTAGTACATGCTAATGATTTTATTGTAAACCAAGCCCTTTTACTTTGAGAAaatgttttatttcatttttatctattctaaactttcttttcagctatatgttattttttaccaaacatatCCTAAAACTAAGGATTATTACAAGCTAATGAGTTAGTTTTTCATTCATTATTGACTTTTTGTCCTTATATACATATGAAGCACAATGTACTAGGCTAGGCTACCACATGTTCATTATCCTTTAGGATAAGTTATTAAACAAACTAAAAAGAGAAGAGGCGATGAGTTTTATAGGGCAAACCATGTTAATGGCACTAACAGTTACGGTAAACAAGTATACATCATCCAATGTTCAAGCAGTTCATAATAGAAAACAAGCAAACCCAACTTTGAGAAGCACCAACATGGAATTTGGAAGGAGAGGACTCGTCTTATCCATTGTTATCGCCGCAACCGCTACTCAAGACCCTGAGTCAAGGACATTGCTTCTTCAAAGTATATATGCATAactcttttttgttgttattatgtGTTGCCCTATGTAGCACCACTACTTCGGAATGTATGCGTGTGTCTAGTGTCCAACATTGACATGACACACACGGCCACATTcatctttttaaattattatagtGTCATGTCTTACCACTTGAACAGGTTTTTAGTGGTTAAATTGCTAACTCAAAAaatgttgtaatgaaaatgTGTGATCAGAATATTTGAAGAAAACACAGGAAAACAAGGAGAAAAATGACAAAGAGGTAAGTAACACACTCAAAGTGgtgtatttaattttatgttgtaGTATGTCATATTTAGTATTCAATTTAATCACAGTTTTTGTGTGTGGCAGAGGGTTGATAGTAATTACAAGCGTAATTACAAAGATTACTTTGAGTTCATAGAAGGGGGTTTGCAAGCAAAGGAGGAGGGGAAGCTTTCAGAAGCAGAAAAGGGTATCCTTGATTGGCTTAAAGCTAACAAGTGATACAGTATTGTTTTTTCTCAATTGCTAGAGTGGCTAGctacttttcatttttctaacTGCTGCTCCAATGACATTCAATTCTACACCTTAAAATTGGACATTATATCCATGTAGTTGCACTCACCACCTAGCttgtaaattttgattttctgttGGGAAATTCGGATATGGTACAGTTTTTTTCTTGCAAGGTTTTGTATGAAATTTGCTTGCAAACCCCCTTCTATGAACTCAAAGTAATCCTTGTAATTACGCTAGTAAGATATCTATATTGTCGACTAAAGGATATTAGGTTTAGCGAAAAGTGTTAGGTGTGAAGAATCTATTTGATATGATTTCAAGTATTTTAGAACGCGTctagaattattttaaaattttaatatattttgtttaattttttgattttcaaCTTTATGTTTAATGCACACTACAAcatgaattttgttttatatatcatAGTTCATTCTGATGGcccatccaatttttttttggcttcgCAACTAATCATAGTTCAAAAATCTATcatactctctatcataattAAGTAGTATACGTCAACCAAAGGTAAACCTCTCCAAGGATTTCCACATATCAAAAAGAAAGTCGAAAACTTATGGTGCAACTTCCATGTTGCAAGAATTTCGTCAATTACCAACATTATCTCATGGCACGTCTTGCATCAATGTAAATCAACTCTCATGTACTAATCAATACCATGTATAATCTTGATTGTATTAACCCGTCCTTGACTTGAAATTTCCACAAGTCAAAATTCATTCTTCCTTCAATTTTCTATAGCCCAAACTTCATAGCGAAAGTAGTAATTGCAACACTTTCATAGTACCACTTTTTTTCCCTGATGTGGAAGATCAAACAATGTTGCAACCACatcatatcataataataatttctatcCTTATCCTTGGACCAAACCAAAAGTTCTGATCCGGTTGTTGGGGAAAACAAGCatagagaaaagaaaataacacaacAGAAACTCAAGAATATAACGTGAAAACTTCAAAGCGGAGAAAAAACCACATTTGTTTTCAACATAtatatctagttttttttttacaacatatAGATTATTCTCAAACACCAACAGCCACAATATACACACAACACCCAAAGAAAATACCTAACTACATCTCATAACACTCTAAGACaagagtatataaaaaaaagaaatgagaaaGATATAAACTAAAGTGTTTCTGACTAATGCACCTTGTAGCAAAGAGATAGAAcctatatattaagaaaaaaccTCGTGGCATGCAAGATTTTCTAAGCAAGAAAGTAACCAAGTGAAGGAACCACCTTGCTTGTCTTGCACTTCAAGAAACAACCTTAATTGTCTTGCACACTACCTCTTCCTTTACAATTCTAAGCATCGTGGGACTTCTTCAACATGTATATTTTCAACCAACACACCATGTTAAAATTTTGAGGATTTGGAGAAATTGAATGAAAAGAGCTTTAAAAGGTTGAATGAGAATAATACACGAAGAGAATCATTTTGATAAAAGGTAAC
It encodes:
- the LOC11415212 gene encoding uncharacterized protein, coding for MSFIGQTMLMALTVTVNKYTSSNVQAVHNRKQANPTLRSTNMEFGRRGLVLSIVIAATATQDPESRTLLLQKYLKKTQENKEKNDKERVDSNYKRNYKDYFEFIEGGLQAKEEGKLSEAEKGILDWLKANK